The stretch of DNA CTTATCGCGCAGCAGAAAATAATCCACCGCCACGTCGACACCCTGATTTGTGGTTGTATCGCAGCGATTGGAGTCGGCTAAAGCATACTGTTGTCGTTCAAGCACCGGCGGCCCTGACGGGGTTTCGCGGCAGGCACTCAGAAAACCAGCAAAAGCAATTGATAACGTTGCGAAAATATACTTCATGAAGTCGTTGTACGCCGGAACGCGCTTGCAAAGTGTCGGCAAACAAAGCTGGCTTTGACCAGCTTAGACCGGCAGCAACCGCGTTTGTTTACGCTACAAACTTAGTAAATCTTTGAACCGAATAGCCTGCCGCCGACTGATTTCAATTTTATCTCCCCCGCGCAGCGTCACCAGCAGACCACCACTAAACCAGGGTTCAATTTTTTCAATCCATTGCAGATTGATAATGTGTTTGCGGTTAGCCCGGAAAAACGTAGTCGGGTTAAGTCGGTCTTCGAGGGCATTCAATGATTTGAGAACCAGCGGCTTCTGATCGTCAAAATACAGCCGCACATAATTGCCCATCGACTCGAACAGCCGCACCTTGCCCAATTTCACGAACCAGCACTTTTCGCCGTCTTTCACAAACACCTGATCGTTTTCGCCGAGCAGCTTTGTTCCCTGCGCCGGGGTGGTGGCTTCGGGTGCGTGTTGTTCTTCTTCTACCCGGTGAATAGCCTCCGACAACCGGGCCAGTTCAACGGGTTTGAGCAGATAGTCGAGCGCGTTGAACTCAAACGCTTTGATGGCGTATTCGTCGTAGGCAGTCGTGAAGATTACCTCCGGCGTTTTGCCCTCGATGGACTGTAGCAATTCGAATCCATTTTTGCCCGGCATCTGAATGTCGAGGAACAGCAGTTCAGGTTCGAGTTCATCGATCATCGGCAAAGCCTCATCGGCATTGGCGGCTTCGCCTACTACCTGAATTTTTGGGAAATTTTCCAGCAGCCGGCGCAGTTCATTTCGGGCCAGCCGCTCGTCGTCAATGATAAGAGTTTTCATATTTAGTGATGAGTGATGAGTGATAAACGATGAGTGATGAGTGAGCTTACGCTGGTCAACTCATCACTCATCGTTTATCACTCATCACTTTTAAGTTTCGTCTAAAAAGTCCTTCCGATTGGGCAGGAATGATAATGTCGGCGCGAACAACGGGCGTATCGCTGCTGTCGTCTTCCTGAACGATCTGAAAGTGGGCATCGGGACCATAGAGGAGTTCGAGTCGCTGAGACGTATTTTCCAGCCCAAACCCGCCCGATGCTGTTTTGTTGCCCAGTACACCCGTGTTCCGAATGGTGATATGCAATCGGTCGGCTTCGATAGCTGAGGTAACAACGATAAAGCCGCCCCTAACTGCTTTGGAAACACCATGCTTGATGGCGTTTTCGACCAGCGTTTGCAGCATCATGGGCGGCACCTGCCAGAACAGCGTTCGCCCATCAAGTTCGATGTGCGAGGTAAGCCGGTCTTCATAACGTACCTTTTCGAGGGCTAAATAATCTTCGACTGTCTTGATTTCTTCACGCAGTTCAACGGTTTTGCGCCGGTCGGCCAGCAGCGAATTACGAAGCAGATTCGAGAGTTGGGTAATGCTGTGTTGTGCTTTGTCAGGGTTTTCATAGACCAACGCCCGGATGCTGTTGAGGGCGTTGAACACAAAATGCGGATTCAACTGCGACCGCAGCACTTTGGCTTCGGTTTCGCGAATACTGGTTTTGAGCAGTATTTTCTCGATTTCAGCATTGCGTGTCTGTTCAACGTAGTGGTACACCGTATAGCTCAGCACCCACGCCAGCATCGCCTTACCCCAGCTTAAAATATAACCAATAACG from Spirosoma montaniterrae encodes:
- a CDS encoding LytR/AlgR family response regulator transcription factor, whose protein sequence is MKTLIIDDERLARNELRRLLENFPKIQVVGEAANADEALPMIDELEPELLFLDIQMPGKNGFELLQSIEGKTPEVIFTTAYDEYAIKAFEFNALDYLLKPVELARLSEAIHRVEEEQHAPEATTPAQGTKLLGENDQVFVKDGEKCWFVKLGKVRLFESMGNYVRLYFDDQKPLVLKSLNALEDRLNPTTFFRANRKHIINLQWIEKIEPWFSGGLLVTLRGGDKIEISRRQAIRFKDLLSL
- a CDS encoding sensor histidine kinase, translating into MAKQKIYWICQFFGWTLLILVEYLAYVLEDGFDPDALYLAIANIFLGITLTHLYRLMIRRWNWVRLPFIQLAPRVLFSVFVLAVIMTVVNMPFDWQIIPDKFIAEPWPVIGYILSWGKAMLAWVLSYTVYHYVEQTRNAEIEKILLKTSIRETEAKVLRSQLNPHFVFNALNSIRALVYENPDKAQHSITQLSNLLRNSLLADRRKTVELREEIKTVEDYLALEKVRYEDRLTSHIELDGRTLFWQVPPMMLQTLVENAIKHGVSKAVRGGFIVVTSAIEADRLHITIRNTGVLGNKTASGGFGLENTSQRLELLYGPDAHFQIVQEDDSSDTPVVRADIIIPAQSEGLFRRNLKVMSDKR